One genomic window of Acidimicrobiales bacterium includes the following:
- a CDS encoding GNAT family N-acetyltransferase, with the protein MDGDGWTINPISGSGPAIEAVLAHVDVEHRMLDRWVEDADVVYGAFIDDRVVAFGARFHFPLHPARDWITVHVEPTRRRCGIGSELLQRLRAGREVPTKARIPSDQRAGLRFAHGHGYSLLVTSADVALRDLPEPSPLPDTEILAVPVDDGEFLEALGRLYAASHRWDPCVDLEQADVRRLLAGDDVIRGTAHVIRRGGEIIGVGLAYRGRSAGAVEMANFGAVDPEASDAVQITHAVLHAVGRKFLDSGVSIAIECDYGTGANSALQDLLDRFGTRPGSAVQILAASTT; encoded by the coding sequence GTGGATGGGGATGGCTGGACTATCAATCCCATCAGCGGGAGCGGTCCGGCGATCGAAGCTGTTCTGGCTCACGTCGACGTGGAGCATCGGATGCTCGATCGTTGGGTTGAGGACGCCGATGTCGTCTACGGCGCGTTCATCGACGACCGCGTAGTGGCGTTCGGAGCCCGCTTCCACTTCCCGCTCCATCCCGCCAGGGACTGGATCACCGTTCACGTTGAGCCCACCAGACGCCGCTGCGGGATCGGCTCGGAGTTGCTCCAGAGGTTGCGAGCCGGCCGCGAAGTCCCTACCAAGGCCCGGATCCCGTCTGACCAGCGAGCGGGTCTGAGGTTCGCTCACGGTCACGGCTACTCGCTGCTCGTCACCTCCGCCGATGTCGCGCTGCGGGATCTTCCCGAGCCGTCGCCGCTTCCTGACACAGAGATCCTCGCCGTGCCGGTCGATGACGGTGAGTTCCTCGAAGCTCTCGGACGGCTGTACGCGGCCTCGCATCGGTGGGATCCGTGCGTCGATCTCGAACAGGCGGACGTACGGAGGCTCCTCGCCGGAGATGACGTGATCCGAGGCACAGCTCACGTGATTCGGCGAGGTGGCGAGATCATCGGCGTTGGTCTTGCTTACCGTGGCCGATCCGCTGGCGCCGTCGAGATGGCCAACTTCGGGGCGGTCGATCCCGAGGCCTCGGATGCGGTCCAGATCACTCACGCAGTCCTCCACGCGGTGGGCCGCAAGTTCCTCGACAGCGGCGTCTCGATCGCGATCGAGTGCGACTACGGAACAGGCGCCAACTCAGCCTTGCAGGACCTCTTGGATCGCTTCGGGACGCGACCGGGTTCCGCGGTCCAGATTCTCGCCGCGTCGACAACGTGA